The Hydrogenophaga crocea genome contains a region encoding:
- the pheS gene encoding phenylalanine--tRNA ligase subunit alpha, with protein MNELDSLVHSARAEFAQAATPAELENAKARYLGKAGRITELMKGMGALSVDEKKTRGAAINVAKQAVEAALTERRQALADAELQAQLKAEALDVSLPGRQRGAGGLHPVSLTLERIEAIFGSMGFEVADGPEIESDWFNFTALNTPEDHPARSMHDTFYVEGGSAKAPNLLRTHTSPMQIRHAVQHVKRHRAALDAGQGMPEIRVIAPGRTYRVDSDATHSPMFHQCEGLWIGENVSFKDLKVVFTDFCRTFFESEDLVLRFRPSFFPFTEPSAEIDIQFQSGPLAGRWLEVAGSGQVHPNVVRNMGLDPERYIGFAFGMGPDRLTMLRYGVNDLRLFFDGDVRFLSQFR; from the coding sequence ATGAACGAGTTGGACTCCCTGGTTCACAGCGCGCGCGCCGAATTCGCGCAGGCCGCCACGCCGGCCGAGCTGGAGAACGCCAAGGCCCGTTACCTCGGCAAGGCCGGCCGCATCACCGAGCTCATGAAGGGCATGGGGGCGCTGTCGGTCGACGAGAAGAAGACGCGCGGTGCCGCGATCAACGTCGCCAAGCAGGCCGTCGAGGCCGCACTCACCGAGCGCCGCCAGGCCCTGGCCGACGCCGAACTGCAGGCCCAGCTCAAGGCCGAAGCGCTGGACGTGAGTCTGCCGGGCCGCCAGCGCGGCGCGGGCGGGCTGCACCCGGTGAGCCTCACGCTCGAACGCATCGAGGCCATCTTCGGCTCCATGGGCTTCGAGGTCGCCGACGGCCCCGAGATCGAGTCCGACTGGTTCAACTTCACCGCCTTGAACACGCCCGAGGACCACCCGGCGCGTTCCATGCACGACACCTTCTACGTCGAAGGCGGTTCGGCCAAGGCGCCCAACCTGCTGCGCACGCACACCAGTCCGATGCAGATCCGCCACGCGGTGCAGCACGTCAAGCGCCACCGCGCGGCGCTCGACGCGGGGCAGGGCATGCCCGAGATCCGCGTGATCGCGCCGGGCCGCACCTACCGCGTCGACAGCGACGCCACGCACTCGCCCATGTTCCATCAGTGCGAAGGCCTGTGGATCGGCGAGAACGTGAGCTTCAAGGACCTCAAGGTCGTCTTCACCGATTTCTGCCGCACCTTCTTCGAGAGCGAAGACCTGGTGCTGCGCTTCCGCCCGAGCTTCTTCCCGTTCACCGAGCCCAGCGCCGAGATCGACATCCAGTTCCAGAGCGGCCCGCTGGCCGGGCGCTGGCTCGAGGTGGCGGGCTCGGGCCAGGTGCACCCGAACGTGGTGCGCAACATGGGCCTGGACCCTGAGCGTTACATCGGCTTTGCCTTCGGCATGGGGCCCGACCGCCTGACCATGCTGCGCTATGGCGTGAACGACCTGCGCCTGTTCTTCGACGGCGACGTGCGTTTCCTCAGCCAGTTCCGATAA
- a CDS encoding MerR family transcriptional regulator produces the protein MENSLPPIPAKRYFTIGEVGELCGVKPHVLRYWEQEFTQLRPMKRRGNRRYYQHHEVLMIRRIRELLYEQGFTISGARNKLQELAQTERDEKRRRDDEDEAIDVIDLDAVIHEDDTVVVSATVAAPVVPTSLVSEVRRELLEIRELLRLTP, from the coding sequence ATGGAGAATTCTCTCCCCCCGATTCCCGCCAAGCGCTACTTCACCATCGGTGAGGTGGGCGAGCTCTGTGGCGTCAAGCCGCACGTGCTGCGCTACTGGGAGCAGGAGTTCACTCAGCTGCGCCCCATGAAGCGCCGGGGCAACCGGCGCTATTACCAGCACCACGAGGTGTTGATGATCCGTCGCATCCGCGAGCTGCTGTACGAACAGGGCTTCACCATCAGCGGGGCGCGCAACAAGTTGCAGGAACTGGCCCAGACCGAACGCGACGAGAAGCGCCGCCGCGACGACGAGGACGAGGCCATCGATGTGATCGATCTCGACGCCGTCATCCACGAGGACGACACGGTGGTGGTGTCGGCCACGGTGGCCGCGCCGGTGGTCCCGACTTCGCTCGTGAGCGAGGTGCGGCGCGAGTTGCTCGAAATTCGCGAACTTCTGCGCCTGACTCCCTGA
- the rpmI gene encoding 50S ribosomal protein L35, producing MPKMKTKSSAKKRFRVRPGGTVKRGQAFKRHILTKKTTKNKRHLRGAVNVHETNMGHMAQMLPFAGL from the coding sequence ATGCCCAAGATGAAGACCAAGAGCAGCGCGAAGAAGCGTTTTCGCGTTCGTCCCGGTGGCACCGTCAAGCGCGGTCAAGCCTTCAAGCGTCACATCCTGACCAAGAAGACCACCAAGAACAAGCGCCACCTGCGGGGTGCGGTGAATGTGCATGAGACCAACATGGGTCACATGGCGCAGATGCTGCCTTTCGCCGGGCTGTAA
- a CDS encoding integration host factor subunit alpha, whose protein sequence is MELAVESLETPALTKAQLAELLFDQIGLNKRESKDMIDAFFDLITESLVNGTDVKISGFGNFQIRTKAARPGRNPRTGEPVAIEARRVVTFHASPKLKEQVQAAVIGD, encoded by the coding sequence ATGGAACTGGCTGTCGAAAGCCTCGAAACCCCGGCCCTCACGAAGGCGCAACTGGCCGAGCTGCTGTTCGACCAGATCGGTCTGAACAAGCGTGAGTCCAAGGACATGATCGACGCTTTCTTCGACCTCATCACCGAGAGCCTGGTCAACGGGACCGACGTGAAGATCTCCGGCTTCGGCAATTTCCAGATCCGCACCAAGGCGGCCCGTCCCGGCCGCAATCCGCGCACCGGCGAGCCCGTGGCCATCGAGGCACGCCGCGTGGTCACCTTCCACGCCAGCCCCAAGCTCAAGGAGCAGGTGCAGGCGGCGGTCATCGGCGATTGA
- the infC gene encoding translation initiation factor IF-3: MAPEVRLNGPENEPLGIVSLQEALRMAGELDVDLVEIAATANPPVCRLMDYGKFKYQEQKKAAEAKAKQTVIEIKEIKFRPGTDDGDYNIKMRNIRRFLDEGDKCKITLRFRGREITHQELGLALLDRIRNDLGDTIVVEQFPKLEGRQMIMMIAPSRKKAGGQNKPAEAATPAATPSAA, encoded by the coding sequence ATGGCCCCCGAGGTCCGCCTCAACGGCCCCGAAAACGAGCCGCTGGGCATCGTGAGCTTGCAAGAGGCCCTTCGCATGGCCGGCGAGCTCGACGTCGATCTCGTGGAGATCGCGGCCACGGCCAATCCGCCGGTGTGCCGCCTGATGGACTACGGCAAGTTCAAGTACCAGGAACAGAAGAAGGCGGCCGAAGCGAAAGCCAAGCAGACGGTCATCGAGATCAAGGAAATCAAGTTCCGCCCTGGCACCGACGACGGCGACTACAACATCAAGATGCGCAACATCCGGCGCTTTCTCGATGAGGGCGACAAGTGCAAGATCACGCTGCGTTTCCGCGGCCGCGAGATCACGCACCAGGAACTGGGTCTGGCGCTGCTGGACCGCATCCGCAACGACCTCGGCGACACGATCGTGGTGGAGCAATTCCCCAAGCTCGAAGGCCGGCAGATGATCATGATGATCGCGCCGAGCCGCAAGAAGGCGGGCGGACAGAACAAACCGGCCGAGGCGGCAACGCCCGCGGCTACCCCTTCGGCGGCCTGA
- the pheT gene encoding phenylalanine--tRNA ligase subunit beta: protein MQFPESWLRAFCNPPLTSQQLADTLTMAGLEVEELRPVAPPFSKVVVGEIRAAEQHPNADRLRVCQVDVGQGALLNIVCGAPNARVGIKVPCALVGAELPPGDDGKPFAIKLGKLRGVESQGMLCSARELKLSEDHGGLLELPADAVVGRDIREQLALDDMLFTLKLTPNLAHCLSVYGIARELSAITGAPLQAPSFPAAPVALAERLPVRVEAADLCGRFSGRVVRGVNTQVQTPAWMVERLARCGQRSVSPLVDISNYVMFEFGRPSHIFDLDKIHGGLQVRWGRAGESLKLLNGNTITVDAEVGVIADEQAVESLAGIMGGDATAVSDDTKNIYIEAAFWWPKAIAGRSRRYNFSTDAGHRFERGVDPSTTVEHIEHITRLVLEICGGQAGPIDDHVVNVPQPRPVTLRVARASKVIGMPVSQAQCADTLRRLGLAVQEGEGTVTVTPPAYRFDLQIEEDLIEEVVRLIGYEQLPTTPPLAPITAKIRPEARRGPFALRRQLAQLGYQETINFSFVEARWEHELAGNADPIKLLNPIASQMSVMRSSLVGSLIAALKFNLDRRAERVRLFEIGRVFRKDTSVADSDTSVAGFDQPMRVAGLAGGPVNALQWGEAERVADFFDAKGDVEALLAPRRAEFRAAEHPAMHPGRCAAVWLDGRCIGHVGELHPRWRQAYDLPSAPVLFELELDAVLARPVPVFQGVSRHQPVERDLALVVNESVTHDAVLSAIRAAGGEWLRDAVLFDVYRPKKGAPAGNLAADEKSLAVRLVLNRDDATLTEEQIEATVAAALAALQQRTGARLRT from the coding sequence ATGCAATTCCCCGAATCCTGGCTGCGCGCCTTCTGCAACCCGCCGCTGACCAGCCAGCAACTCGCCGACACCCTCACCATGGCCGGGCTCGAGGTCGAGGAGCTGCGCCCCGTGGCCCCGCCGTTCTCCAAGGTCGTGGTGGGCGAGATCAGGGCCGCCGAGCAGCACCCGAACGCCGACCGCCTGCGCGTGTGCCAGGTGGACGTGGGGCAGGGCGCCTTGCTCAACATCGTGTGCGGTGCGCCCAATGCGCGCGTGGGCATCAAGGTGCCGTGCGCGCTCGTGGGCGCCGAACTGCCGCCCGGTGACGACGGCAAGCCCTTTGCGATCAAGCTCGGCAAGCTGCGCGGCGTGGAAAGCCAGGGCATGCTGTGCTCGGCGCGCGAGCTCAAGCTCTCGGAAGACCATGGCGGCCTGCTCGAACTGCCGGCCGACGCCGTGGTGGGCCGCGACATCCGTGAGCAGCTCGCGCTCGACGACATGCTGTTCACGCTCAAGCTCACGCCCAACCTGGCGCACTGCCTGAGCGTGTACGGCATTGCGCGCGAGCTCTCGGCCATCACGGGTGCACCGCTGCAGGCGCCGAGCTTCCCGGCGGCGCCCGTGGCGCTGGCCGAGCGCCTGCCCGTGCGCGTGGAAGCCGCCGATCTGTGTGGCCGGTTCAGCGGCCGTGTGGTGCGTGGCGTGAACACGCAGGTGCAGACGCCGGCCTGGATGGTGGAACGACTGGCGCGCTGCGGCCAGCGCAGCGTCTCGCCGCTGGTGGACATCTCCAACTACGTGATGTTCGAGTTCGGCCGCCCCTCGCACATCTTCGACCTCGACAAGATCCACGGCGGCCTGCAGGTGCGCTGGGGCCGTGCGGGCGAATCGCTCAAGCTGCTCAACGGCAACACCATCACGGTCGACGCCGAGGTCGGCGTGATCGCCGACGAGCAGGCGGTGGAGTCGCTCGCGGGCATCATGGGCGGCGACGCCACCGCGGTGTCCGACGACACGAAGAACATCTACATCGAGGCCGCGTTCTGGTGGCCCAAGGCCATCGCGGGCCGCTCACGCCGCTACAACTTCAGCACCGACGCGGGCCACCGCTTCGAGCGCGGCGTCGATCCCTCGACCACGGTCGAGCACATCGAACACATCACGCGCCTCGTGCTCGAGATCTGCGGCGGCCAGGCCGGCCCGATCGACGACCACGTGGTCAATGTGCCGCAGCCCAGGCCCGTGACGCTGCGCGTGGCGCGCGCGAGCAAGGTCATCGGCATGCCCGTGAGCCAGGCGCAGTGCGCCGACACCCTGCGTCGCCTGGGCCTGGCGGTGCAGGAAGGCGAGGGCACGGTGACCGTCACGCCGCCGGCCTACCGCTTCGATCTGCAGATCGAGGAAGACCTGATCGAAGAGGTGGTGCGCCTGATCGGCTACGAGCAGCTGCCGACCACGCCGCCGCTGGCGCCCATCACCGCCAAGATCCGCCCCGAGGCGCGCCGCGGCCCGTTCGCGCTGCGCCGCCAGCTCGCGCAGCTGGGCTACCAGGAAACCATCAACTTCAGCTTCGTCGAGGCGCGGTGGGAGCATGAACTCGCGGGCAACGCCGACCCGATCAAGCTGCTCAACCCGATCGCGAGCCAGATGAGCGTGATGCGCTCCTCGCTCGTGGGCAGCCTGATCGCCGCGCTCAAGTTCAACCTCGACCGCCGCGCGGAGCGCGTGCGCCTGTTCGAGATCGGCCGCGTGTTCCGCAAGGACACGTCGGTCGCCGACAGCGACACCAGCGTGGCCGGCTTCGACCAGCCCATGCGCGTGGCCGGCCTGGCCGGCGGTCCGGTCAATGCCTTGCAGTGGGGCGAGGCCGAACGCGTGGCCGACTTCTTCGACGCCAAAGGCGATGTCGAGGCGCTGCTCGCGCCGCGCCGCGCCGAGTTCCGCGCCGCCGAGCACCCCGCGATGCACCCGGGCCGTTGCGCCGCCGTCTGGCTCGATGGCCGCTGCATCGGCCATGTGGGCGAACTGCATCCGCGCTGGCGCCAGGCCTACGACTTGCCCAGCGCCCCCGTGCTGTTCGAACTTGAACTCGACGCGGTGCTGGCCCGTCCCGTGCCCGTGTTCCAGGGCGTGAGCCGCCACCAGCCGGTCGAGCGCGACCTGGCCCTGGTGGTGAACGAGTCGGTGACGCACGACGCGGTGCTGTCGGCCATCCGCGCCGCGGGCGGCGAGTGGCTGCGCGACGCGGTGCTGTTCGATGTCTACCGGCCCAAGAAAGGCGCGCCCGCGGGCAACCTGGCCGCCGACGAGAAGAGCCTCGCGGTGCGCCTCGTGCTCAACCGCGACGACGCTACACTGACCGAAGAACAGATCGAGGCCACGGTGGCCGCGGCACTGGCGGCGCTGCAACAGCGCACCGGCGCGCGCCTGCGCACCTGA
- the rplT gene encoding 50S ribosomal protein L20 has product MPRVKRGVTARARHKKVLALAKGFRGRRGNVFRIAKQAVMKAGQYAYRDRRTKKRVFRQLWIARINAGARANGLTYSQFANGLKKAQIEIDRKVLADLAVNDPAAFGSIVEQVKAKLANA; this is encoded by the coding sequence ATGCCTCGCGTCAAACGTGGTGTCACGGCTCGCGCCCGACACAAGAAAGTTCTGGCCCTCGCCAAAGGTTTCCGCGGCCGCCGCGGTAACGTCTTCCGCATCGCCAAACAGGCGGTGATGAAGGCCGGCCAGTACGCCTACCGCGACCGCCGCACCAAGAAACGTGTGTTCCGCCAACTGTGGATCGCCCGTATCAACGCCGGTGCACGCGCCAACGGCCTGACGTACAGCCAGTTCGCCAACGGTCTGAAGAAGGCCCAGATCGAGATCGACCGCAAGGTCCTCGCCGACCTGGCCGTCAACGATCCCGCGGCTTTCGGCAGCATCGTGGAGCAGGTCAAAGCCAAGCTGGCCAACGCTTGA
- the imuA gene encoding translesion DNA synthesis-associated protein ImuA — protein sequence MSLAVLKPSASVAPAWPAGVWSANQLDAAVRRTWSSGFAPLDAVLPGGGWPAHALTEILGEPDGGTEWRLLAPVLASLAREGRELLLVGPPHPPHLPGLVAWGLPARQLVWLQARAPAERLWSTEQLIKARTGGAVLAWLPQARGPQLRRLQVLAAEHDAPVFICRPAQAAHQASPAPLRLKTRAQPDWGIELELLKRKGPPLARPLRLQVVPPGLAAVLPPRLWPLPRPSTEPARVVVRPVSEPVLH from the coding sequence ATGTCCCTGGCCGTTTTGAAGCCTTCTGCGTCCGTGGCCCCTGCCTGGCCCGCCGGCGTCTGGTCGGCCAATCAGCTCGACGCGGCCGTGCGGCGCACCTGGTCCAGCGGTTTTGCGCCGCTCGACGCCGTGCTGCCCGGGGGCGGCTGGCCCGCACACGCCCTCACCGAAATCCTGGGCGAGCCCGATGGCGGCACCGAGTGGCGCCTGCTGGCGCCCGTGCTGGCCAGCCTGGCCCGCGAAGGCCGGGAGCTGCTGCTGGTCGGGCCGCCGCACCCGCCGCACCTGCCCGGGCTGGTGGCCTGGGGCCTGCCGGCGCGGCAACTGGTCTGGCTGCAGGCCCGGGCACCGGCCGAGCGCCTGTGGAGCACCGAGCAGCTGATCAAGGCCCGCACCGGCGGCGCGGTGCTGGCCTGGTTGCCGCAGGCGCGCGGACCGCAACTGCGCCGCCTGCAGGTGCTCGCAGCCGAGCACGACGCGCCCGTGTTCATCTGCCGGCCGGCCCAGGCCGCGCACCAGGCCTCGCCCGCACCCTTGCGCCTGAAGACCCGGGCGCAGCCCGATTGGGGCATTGAACTCGAGTTGCTCAAGCGCAAAGGGCCGCCGCTGGCGCGGCCGTTGCGCCTGCAGGTGGTGCCGCCCGGGTTGGCGGCCGTGTTGCCGCCGCGGCTGTGGCCGCTGCCAAGGCCTTCGACGGAGCCCGCACGTGTGGTGGTGCGCCCTGTGTCCGAGCCCGTCCTGCACTGA